Below is a genomic region from Odocoileus virginianus isolate 20LAN1187 ecotype Illinois chromosome 30, Ovbor_1.2, whole genome shotgun sequence.
GAGGGGCCGCCGGGGACGCCCCGGCCCCTGGGAGCCCCCCTCTGCGGCCTGACCATCCCGGCCCCGGTGACGACCTCCGGGGACCTCCTGGGCCTGCGCCTGGTCACCAGGGGCCGCCAGCCCCGCGTGGACTTCGTGGGCGAAGTCACCTCTTTCCGGCTGGGTGGGTTGGGGCAGTCGACCTGGACCCGGAGGGGCCCGGGCCTGTGGGAGAGAAGCCGGTGGGGCGGTTCAGACCCAGAGCCAACCGCGGGGACTTGACTTCGCGCACCTCACCCTCCAGCATCCACTCCCTCATACACACGGCGCAAGCACATACCTCACACCTCGTGCACACGGCTCCACAAACCCGGCACACACAGACTGCCAGTGCACAGCCCTCCCGGCTCACATACGGCACACTCCCTCGCACACACAGCTCCCCTCATGCACACCTCGTACACGGTACCACTCTGCACACCTCCAGGCAACTCACGCCCACGTATGTCCACacaccggctcctctgtcccgaGTCCACCTCTCAGACGATTGCAGAGGGGCGGAGAGTGAGGACTCCTGGTGATGGTAAGTGAGGGAAGCCTACTTGGGCAAGGAAAGGGAACTGATGGTGATGTTAACAGTAATCCCTTATTGTCTCCTGCCCTTGGCAAGCCTCTGTTCTCACAGCAGCTCTGCTGGGTCATGCCCTCCTGTTGATGGATGGGAAACAGGCTCAGGGAGGTTAGGCAAAGTGCTGCAGGCCTCCCAGATCACAGGCTGAGCAGTGGGGCTATAACTGCTAGAGCTGGTCCTCTGCTCACATTGAGTCGAGGCTTTAGTCCCTGCAGGTCTGACACCTACACATCTTGTGCGTATGAGAgcattcactttcattttcacatgtaaGAAACCCAATTCGAGTTGGCTTAAGCCAAAGGAGAATTTGGGGGGCTCCTATAACTGGGATACTAAGGTGTTGATTCAGGTATAGATGGATCCAAGAGCTCAAATGATGCCTCCTAGGctctctctctttattctttcccttTGCAGTGCTTTGGGTCGGTTTGGCTTTCATCTCAGGCAACTCTAGCACCCTCTTTCTACTTGGCAGCAAGGTGACCCTGCACCTCCAAGAATGCAATCTATCTTATAATTCTCACCTCAATGGAAAAAAGAGTGAGGATTTTTTCTCTATTGGCCACGCCATCGTGTGGCtggcaggatctcagttcccgacgagggactgaacctgagccccctactgtgaaagtgccaagtcctacccactggactgccagggaactgcAGGGATCTTAAGGTTCTAGCAAAAGTCCTCAGGGTCAAATCTATTAGTCACATGGGCCATATGTCCATTCCCAGAACCAGGAATGGAATACTCTGATTCCCATGCTCAGCTCTGAGCCATGGTATTGGTCAGTCCTGCCTGACCCAGCTTTTCTTCCGTGGAATGGGGTGCTGTGTAAGCCAACCTGTCTGCCGCACCTGGGCACCAAGTCATCCCCTTttctcatctgtgtgtgtgttcattcacTTAACAAGTATTGAGTAGCTGCCAGGTACCAGGTGCTGTTCTAGGTGCCAGGATTCACGCAGCAatgagtgaaagagaaagtccCTGCCTCATTTGAGCTGACGTTCTAGTGGGCAAGACAGACCACAAAGAATCAAGCAAATCTGTGTTCTGCAGGGGTGGTAAGTGCTGCACGGGAACGCGAATCAGGataaaggggtgggggggggcggggaggggtggtgTGCTGTTCTTGTGTGGGGGTGAGGGCAGGCCTTCGGGCAAGATGACATTTGAGTGGAAACCTGAGAGGAACAAGCCGTAGAGTTGCAGGTGGGCTGATGGCAGGTACAGTGCCGAGGGTGGGGAGGTGCTTGGAGTGTTCAGGTCTCCgggcacacacatgtgcatgtacaCACTCACATGCTTAATGAGCATGGGGCGGAATTCCTACCCTGCAGCTTAGATACAAGCTATGAGGCCTTGGTCTAGTGACctaacctccctgtgcctcagtcttctcatctctaaaatggggttGATAACAGTAGTGAAGCCACAGGGTTGCTGTGACAACTCAATGAGCTGGGATGCAAACCACGCCGGGTCTGGCATAGGAACTCCGTAAATCTTagccaccatcaccctcatcATCTTTATGATCACATCCCTCTCTCATTCATACTCTTGTCTGCACGCGCCTGGAAACAGCCTCTCCTGCTCACACCTCCTACATTCCTTCCCCGCCTGGCCACGCCTGCCCCGGTGCCCAGGTCCTCATTGCACGCCTCCCCTCTTGGCTGCAGGATCCTGTGGTGCCTACTTCCCGTGTCGGAACGGCAGGTGCGTCCCCCGGAGCCTGGTGTGCGATCACTGGGGCATGGACGACTGTGGCGACGGCAGTGACCAGGCTTCCTGGCCACCAGCCAACTGCGGAGGTCAGTGCGGAGGTGTGGCCTGGGCCCCGCCCAGCAGCTGGGGTGGAAACTGGAGGCAGGGGTGCGGcgggagagggaaagggggagcAGCGGGGACTCTGGCCAGACCAGGCCGAGGGCCTCTAGCCTGAGGACCAGAGGGCGTCAGAGCTCGAAGATGCTGGAGGTGATAGGGTCCAGCTGCTTCCAGCTGGTGTTTCAGTGGTGGTGAGGGTGCGTGTTAAGTCGTTTCcaagaagaactgactcgttggaaaagaccctgatgctgggaaagattgaaggcgggaggagaaggggacgaaagaggatgagatggttggatagcatcaccgactcaacggacatgagtttgagtaagctccgggagttggtaatggacagggaggcttggcatgctgtagttcatggggttgcaaagagtcggacacaactgacttactgaactgaactgaagacatttccatcatgtctgactctttgcaaccccatggactatagtctaccaggctcctccatccatgggattctccaggcaagaatactggatgggctgctatgccctcctccaggggatcttctagacccaaggattgaacctgcatctcatatctcctgcattggcaggtgggtttttttttttttttttaccactagtactacctggatcagggttcaaacccgtgtctcttacagtggcagatggattctttaccactgagacaccagggaagccctccataaaGACATTTCTGTCTATTTTTCTCACTGTCATTTCCCTTAGTCCCCAGAGCAATGCCTGGGGTACAGTAGATGATCAAAAAATACTTGTCGAATAAGTGGAAGAATGAACCTCCCTGTCCCTTCGCTTCTTTACCTGTAAACTGACGATGACAAATCTAGCCTTTTAGATCTGTCATGAACTTTAAGTGAAATCCTGTGGGTGAAGAGCCCAGCGCAGAGCACAGTGTTGGGTGCACTGACAATGCTCAGTACAGGTACTTCCTTCTTGAGAAGTAGCTCCATTCATCCACTGCAGCCCCTGGAGCTAGACTGTGAGTTCAAGTCCACCCCTGCCACTtctagctgtgtggcctgggcaagtgacttaacctctctctgtgcctcagttcagttcagttcagttgctcagtccaactctttgcaaccccatggactgcagcatgccaggcttccccgtccatcaccaactcccggaccttactcaaactcatgggcattgagtcgatgatgccatccaaccattgcattctctgtcgtccccttctgcctccaatctttcccagcatcggggtcttttccaatgagtcagttctttgcatcaggtagccaaagtactggagtgtcagcttcagcatcagtccttccaatgaatattcaggactgatttccttgaggatggactggttggatctgcttgcagtccaagggactctcaagagtcttctccaacaccacagctgaaaagcatcaattctttggcggtcagctttctttatagtccaactctcacatccgtacatgactactggaaaagccatagctttgactagataggaCCTTTGTgacaaagtgttgtctctgctttttaatatgctgtctaggttggtcataacttttcttccaaggagcaagtgtcttttaatttcatggctgcagtcaccatctgcagtgattttggagcccccaaaaataaagtctgtcactgttcccactgtttccccatccattccttatctgtaaaataaaaatactaagacTTGCTAAGAGGTtttaggaggattaaatgagacataATCATTAAATCATCAAATCTCAGTGAGTTAGTGGTTATGTCCCCCTGCAGGTCCCTCTCCAGTGCCCAGCCTGGCGGGGAATCTGGATGATGGCACCCCCCAGACCCCTGACTCCTCCCCCAGCTCTTCAATCGTCAGGACCCCTGGGGACGGCAGCTGAGATGGGCCCGCCAGCCCCCTGGGACCCTGCCCAACAGGGTGCAGCTCTGGAAGGTAGGTGGCTCTTGGTTACCACGCACTCCACCTGTCGCTCCACCACCGAGATCATACTTGTCCCACTGCAGGGGTGGGCAGCGGGCAGCAGGCCCAGGCCAAGGCCCGAGTGGACGCTCTCTTTCTGCAGGGCCCCGGCTGCAGGGGGTGGCGCTGGCCTCCTCACTGTCCCTGGCCTCGGCGGGCCTCCTCCTGGGCCTCCTCTGGTGCTGCTGCTTCTCCGGCCAGCTGGCCGCCCGGGCCCGGGCCCGTGGCCCCTGCTGCACTGTCTGTTACAGGTGTCCTGGCCAAGTGGGCCCTGGGGGGCCGCGGCTGAGTGAGCCAGCCTTCCAGCGTCGGGGGGTACACTCCTAGAGAGGCTTCGGGCATCAGAGGGAAGAGAGTGGTCTCTGGGGTCAGACGGTCCCCGGGttctgcccccaaccctgccacAGCGCTGTCTACCTTTGGGCCCATCACATAATTCCCCGAGATTCAGTCTGCCCCTCTGGAAAATGGGATGATGCCTGCCTCAGAGGGTCACAGTGAAGGCCACTGGGACAGCTGACCCTGCAGCTTGTTTTGGCGGCTGGCACCCTGCTGGGTCCGTGGAGGGCAGGGAGCAGCAGCCTCACACGCCTGATGCTGTCTCACTTCACCCCTGGAACTCGCTGGTCCATCCTGCTTGGCCCCATCCTGACCCACCCTAAGGGACCACGAGTCCCGCTTGAATCAAGACACAGGAGACGACAGCCCTGGCGGGGATAGCACCGTTTATTAAGAAAGATCAAGACAAAGACCACAGGAGGGTCCCTTCTAGGACACAGAGGCCAGGCGTCCCGGCCCCACGTCTGGGGGGACTGCTGGCAGGGCGGGCCCTCAGATGGGGCAGGACGATCACGtcctctccctgtccctcccagCCGTGCGtcccagctccccccacccaaGGCACTTACTCTTTCTGACCACCAAGGCCTCCTCCCCCCACGTCCCCTGGGCCTTCACTTCCAGATCCGTGGGGGGGACGCGGCCTGGCGCGGGCAGGGAGCCCCTCTCAGTGCTGGGCTCTGCCTCTAGCAGCTCCTGGTACGAGTTGGGTGGAGTTTCCCTTGCAGCCCCTTGAGGGCTGGGGGCCCTGGGCTAGGTGTGgggttggtggggtgggggggggtacAGGCCAGGAGGGCTTGGTGGGAGGGGAAGGCTGCCAGGGGCCGGGGGCCCGGCTGGTCTGGTGGGGGTGGATCGGGGCTAGGACGTGGGCtggaggcagggtgggggtgcCTGCCCAGGGGTGAGCTGCCTTTTGCTCCACAGTTGGCACTAGAGAGCCTGCCCAACCCAGAGGAGGGTGGCCAAGGCCAATTGATGCCCTCCACTCCGGGTAGCTGGTGAGGCTCCAAGGTGGCTGGCAAGGTGCCGGGCTGGAAGCCGAGGTTGGCTCCGCAGAAATGACGGCCGCCGCCCCGGGGCTGAACGAAGGGGCGGCCCAGCGCTGCCTTGGTCGGGGGCTCCGTTGGTGGGGGCGGATCTGACCCCACTGAGCCGCCGCACTTCACCCCGAGTCCTGGTGGCCCCCGAGGCGCCGGCTCTGGTGCGTCTGCTGTGCCCGCAGCCTGTGGCTCTGCCCAGGTGTGCTTGGGTGGGGGCGGAGGGGGTGGCGTGCCCACCCGCCAGTCCAGCCCAGGGCAGTAGCAGCAAAGCGTGGCATCGCctcagtttcttacaaaatattcatcatcatcatcatcataatattaataataatatagtcGCCGTTGCGGGGCTGGGGTGTGGCCTGGGAGTCCGTGCAGGGCGGGCCGCGCCTACGAAGGGCAGGGGCGTGTGTTGGCCCCCGCCTGGGCACGGTGCTGCAGGTCCACTGGCTGTGGGGGGGAGCCGCCGGGCCGGGAGGAGTGCAGCACCAGGTTCTTGATGCAGCCCGTGATGCCCGAAGAGAACCTACCCCCGGTCAGCACGGCCACGTCCGGGGCTCCGCCTGCGGGGGGAGAGGGCGGACCCATCAGCTCGGGCAGCCCCGGGAGGGGGAGCTCCAGCTCTGCGGGGGGGTGCAGGggcccccagtccctccctcgTCCCCTGGAGGAGCAGGGCCCCAGCCTGCCCCGAGGCCCGCCTTCAAGACTTACCAATGTAGATGCTGCCCTTGGTGTTGACCGCCACGTTCGGGCCTGGGGACTGGCCACTCACCAGCTCCTCTCCGTCCACCTGGATGGAGCCTCTCTGGCCCTCTCTGTATTGAAACGGGGGTCAGGCCCTCACCCCCCATTTCCCGTCCTCCCCAACCCCATGAGGGTCCCCTCCCTTTATGACAGAGGTCCGCCCCCTGCTCCCCAAGTTCTTTCCTGCCCCCCCATGCTGGGTGAGAGATCTGGCCCCACACACACAGCTTCCGAGCACCTCATCCAGGTTTCCCCCAACCCTTGGGGTGCTAGAGCACCCATCCCCGCCTCCAAGGAGTCTTGTCCTGTCCTGGAAGTCTGTGCTCTGGGTGGTGATCTCCCCGCTGACCCCACCCTCAAGTTCTGTCTCCCCAGAGCTCAATGCCTGCCCCCGACACGGGACGGGGGAACTCTGGCCCCTCGTCCCGGTGCCTGGGGGGGGCTCCCTTACCGCAGCGCCGTCACACGATGCCACTCGCCGTCGTTAATGGGGTCTTCAGAGACCAGGCGGGCCTCCCCGCTGCCCAGCTGGTAGCTGCAGGCACATGGGCCCAAGAGGGTGTGAGCAGGGGGTAGGACTGGGCGTGGGTAGTGGGGGGTGTGGCTGGGGGGGGGACCGGAGGGAAAGCCACTGAAGGATAAGGGGGGTGAGGGAAGGGACAGGAGGGGCCAGGACCCACCTGAAGACGAGGTGCCCGTCCTGAAGCCCAAGGCTGATGAAGTCCTTGCCTCGGCCAGACTGCCCCGTCTCCTGCCAGGGAAGCACAGCGTCTCTGTGGCCCCAGGGGCGATCACCgcctcctttctctcccccactTCCCCGGCCACCGAGAGGCTGGGGAGCCTGAGATCCCCGGGCCAGACGCCCCACACTCACCTCACCCTGCCAGACCAGGAGGCCACTGGCTGTGCTGGTCCGAACCTCCAGCTCAATGGTCTCAGGCACCTCAGGGAGGCTGCGGTGGGGAAAGAGGGTGAGGGGCAGAAGTCCCACCCCGGGGACCACAGACCCTCCCAACACTGGTCTCACCTCCTGGAGAAGACGCGGCCTGGGAGAGCAAGGAAGCCGTTGTCATAGAAGTAGGCTCCGTACTGCCCGGGGGCATCTGTGGAGGGGCAGTGGGAGCGATGCTGGGAGCCCCATCCACCCCCATGGAGCATCCATCCCGCACAGGTACCCCGACCTCCGTCTCCACCCTGGCCTGTACTGCTCCTAAGGGGCTCTGAACCTGTGGTCCCTGGGGACCCGGGGGACAGGGGGCGGGTGCTGTGGGCAGAATTCAGAGGCCTCTGAACTTGGCTGGGAAAACATTACAGTTCTGCTCTTGCTCACTTCTTCCTGAAGGTTAGCCACTCCTTCAATTATGCAGGTAGGAGACACTCTGAAGGTGACTTGGTCCCCAGTGGGAGATTTCCATACCCCCTTGCGGTAGTTACAAGTACTTAAAAACATTGTTTATGCTTATTGCAACTTTGGTAGCTGTTGGGACTAACAACCTTAAATCTTGTATTTAATGGTTAATAAGAGATttcgactgtgaagaaagctgagcgttgaaaaattgatgtttttgaactgtggtgttggagaagactcttgagagtcccttggactgcaaggagatccaaccagtccatcctaaaggagatcagtcctgggtgttcactggaaggactgatgctgaagctgaaactccaatactttggccacctcatgcgaagaattgactcagtggaaaagaccctgatgctgggagggattgggggcaggaggagaaggggatgacagaggatgagatggctggatggcatcaccaactcgatgggcatgagagtgagtaaactccgggagttggtgatggacagggaggcctggcgtgctgcgattcatggggttgcaaagagtcggacacgactgagcgactgaactgaactgaaagaagcaaaaaattttaaacattttgataaaagtgaaagggtgagtcactcagtcatatccaactctttgcaattccatggactgtagccctcaggctcctctgtccatgggatcctccaggcaaggatctggagtgggttgccatgcccttctccaggggatcttcttgacccagggaccgaacccaggtcttctgcactgtgggtggattctttatcctctgagccacaagggaagccctttgataACCTTGTTTCAGGATAATTGGTTTCCTTTGAAATCCTATAtgcttcatttattctttgtagtcaACAGGGTCAGGTAGGGTGATCACCCATCGCTATTTGCTGGTTCCTGTTCTGGTTCTTTTTTTGACTGTGATGGGCCTTCCTTGTGGCCCTCAGGCTCTagaaagcacaggctcagtggttgcagtgtgtgggcttagctgctccaaaacatgtgggatcctagttccccgaccaggattCGAACCTGCGTTCCCTGAATTGCAAGgaggatccttaaccactggactgccagggaagtcccctgtctcGGTTTAGCTCTGCAAGTCCCTCATTCCCAGAAGCCTCTCAGTTCTGAGCAGACTGGGTCAGCTGGTCACCCAGGTCAGTAGCACATAGACGTTTCTGAACCCTTGAGTTCCCTCCATCTTACAGACGGGAAGACAGGCTCAGGGGTGAGGGACTCGCCCAGAAGTGGGAAGCCTGGATGGCAGCCCAGACCTTAGGAACGCATCACCCAGAATGTGTGTGTGGCTGTAACATTCCCAACCCTACCTGCTCAACGCCATTCCATCCCAGAGCTGGCCCCTGGGGCCTGGCAGCTACCAGGGTTGGGGACACGTCGCAGGCCTCCACCAGCTGGTTAAGTAAGCAGCTAACAGtttctgagcacctactctgtgccagttACGGGGCAGGAGGTTTCACATCATCCAGCTGGATGGATCACATCATTTTTAACTGGATCCTTGTCATAACCCTATGTCTTTGCTACAATTCACAAAAGCTAATAGTCTGCATTTTCtcatactcttgagagtcccttggacagcaaggagatcaatctaatcaatcctaaaggaaatcatccctgaatattcattggagggactgatgaagctgaagctccaatacttgggccacctgatgcaaagagctgactcattggaaaagaccctgatgctgggaaagattgagggtagtaggagaaggggataacagacgatgagatggttggatggcatcaccaactcaacggacgtgagtttgaacaagctctgggagatggtgaagagcagggaagtgcggcatgctgcagtccatgggggtcacaaggagtcggacaagacttagggactcaacaacaacaatgttctGTGTCCACTGTGGACCAGGCATTGTTTGAAGCGTTTTAAATACAGTAAAGGATCTTATTCTCACACGAAATTTTCTCCAAAGCTTTGTGGAAGGATGTTACTTCTTTCTATTTaatacatgaggaaactgaggtccagagaggttaagtgactcaGCCAAGTCACACAGGAaggaaggggcagagctgggatttgaatccagacctTTACCCACTAGACCACTACCTCTCCTACTGTGTTAGTGATAAATAAGATACGCATCTAGAAATCAGGGAGCACAAGCCCTGTAAatgatgttcaataaataaatttttaaattggagtgttACTGCTTTACAACGTTATGTTAGTTTCCGTTGTATAATGCAGTGAATGAGCCATATGTATACTTAGACCCCTTCCCTTTCGGAccgcccctctcccctctcccccccacccccccatctaggtcttcacagagcactgggctgagctccctgcgctatgCAGCAGGCTCCCACCAGCTATTTATGTTA
It encodes:
- the LDLRAD2 gene encoding LOW QUALITY PROTEIN: low-density lipoprotein receptor class A domain-containing protein 2 (The sequence of the model RefSeq protein was modified relative to this genomic sequence to represent the inferred CDS: deleted 1 base in 1 codon), which codes for MEVCPLQLPQRLLLLGAATLTASALHTADLVDLCGRTWQADGLLLRSHSASRRFYFVAPDTDCRLWVRAASPGDRIRLQFRFFLVYSLTPPSVPPPALNASALPPADPCAPGSYLQLYEGPPGTPRPLGAPLCGLTIPAPVTTSGDLLGLRLVTRGRQPRVDFVGEVTSFRLGSCGAYFPCRNGRCVPRSLVCDHWGMDDCGDGSDQASWPPANCGGPSPVPSLAGNLDDGTPRPLTPPPALQSSGPLGTAAEMGPPAPWDPAQQGAALEGRWLLVTTHSTWPRLQGVALASSLSLASAGLLLGLLWCCCFSGQLAARARARGPCCTVCYRCPGQVGPGGPRLSEPAFQRRGVHS